TACCCGTATTGCGCCTTCAACTCTTCCCGCATCCAGTAATTCTGAGAAACGTCACGGAAGGTTTCGAGTCCGCCGATGATTTGCCCATTCGAATCATAGAGTGGCGCAGCATTGACCATGAGGTGAATCAGCTCATTGCGTTTGTTATGAATCGCTATTTCTACGTCGTGATAAGGGTGGCCGCACGAAAGTGCCTTGTCCACGGGACAGTGCTCCCGGCACAGGGCCGCACGAAAAATGGTCATGCATTCCTTTCCCAGGACTTCTTCTCTATGAAAACCGGTTATATGCTCAGCGGCCCGATTCCAAGAGGCAATTCTCCAGTCTCGATCCAGCGTCATTACGCCTTCTGAGATGCTGTTGAGAATGGCCTCGCAGAATTGGTTATTTTCCATGTTTATCTCACCCCTGATTGCGTGCTCGAAAGCTGTGTAGCGAGCGGCAGGTTTGCCCGGCATGTGGGATGCCCGATTGAGATAAACTAATGCTGAATCAGGGAACTCTTCATTTTCTTATCATAGCCGATCATCGATTGTTTTGCGAGAGGAACTATTCCTCAGGGGACAAAAAGATGCAAATTTCGTGCCTCTCCCCAAAAAAATCACCGTGGGTTGTCAAATTTTCCCGCTCCTTCCTTGGCACGGGAAACAAGGACGACATCTCCCGGTTCGTTGATGACTTCCCTGCAGATTCATGGCTTTGTAAGGAAGCCGATAGGTCATTCATGTCTGAGGCTGTATTTTTCAGGCGTCGTATTGGGTCTCGGGGAGAATCCGTCAATGAGGATGTATCAAGAAAGTCGCTCCTCTGTGACGTTGCGGCGAAATTCCCCCCGAGAAGAAAGAGTTGTCAGGCATTCGGATCAATCCGTGGGGCTGAGTTCATCTCACCTCTAACGTTAGATCAGGACTTTCCTAATCTTGAGACTTAACGGTAAGCACAGGGCATTTGGCCATTCTAACCACATGCTCCGCAGTGCTTCCCACAAGCAAATGGCTCAGGCCGGTCCTGCCGTGAGTGCCCATTATGATCAGATCGACGGATTGTTCTTCTGCAAGTTTCAAGATTTCTTCGCCGGGGATGCCTTTTCTTGAAAACGTTTGAACAGCAGGCATCTGACGTTTGAATCTTTCACTAATTTCTCGCAACTGTTCTTCAGCTCTCTTTTCCACTGAATCAACTGCGTCGCCGTATACCGGAAGACCAATCAACGCCGGATGTTGAAGAAATCTGATGTTGATGACATTGACGACCAGCAAGTCTGCTTCAAAGGTTCTAGCGTAGCTCAATGCAATTCTCCCGGCTCGTTCGCTGTTTTCGGAGAAATCTGAGCAATACAGGATTCTGTTTGGGGTCAACATTCGAATCTCCTTAAGTCGTAGATCGGTGATACCGAGTTAGAGTGTACACAAGGCAATCCAAAAAAATCAAAATGGTTTTCGAAGAAGCACTTCATTCTATTACCATCAAAGATGAAGAAGCGTAGTGTGAGGCGGACCCTTCTGTCAAGACAAAAAACAGTCTTTTTGTAGGCTTTCGAGTCGATCCTCTCTGGATTTTTCAGAGTGGGGTCCGAATTGCCTCATGCATCTAAACAACGATCTCTCTTGTTTATGGGAGTAACGTCCCATGGAAGACCCGGAAGATGTGAAGAGACGCCTTCGAGTGATCTTACGCAATCACGATGGTAAGAGGCGTGCCGTTTTCGTTGAACCTAACCAGAACATTTGAGTTGACTCACGGGTTGATAGTGAGTTACCTTGAGGAACACTACCACAGAGGCTTATTCAGAGATATGACCACAGCTTTGTCTGGTAAGGTCTTGTGGGAGACACATGGGAGCCTTTTTCCGAATAGGTGAAACGGTCCTCTAGACGGGACTTGAACCAAAGGACCTCGAAGAAAAGGATACCGCAGCGTGAATCCCCTGAAATGAGATTTCTCGCGAGAACATTCTTTTCCGCCAGCAGCTCCCACAAAAATCATAGTTGGCTTATCGATTCATCATACCATGATGGAGACGTCGGAATGTCGAATAACCGTTGGACCGGAGATAGGAACCAAGCGGATATTCACCATCCTCCCTCTCACAAGTCGAATTGAGGCTTATTGCCTGGATTCGTTCCGGTTCGGAAAGACCGACGACCCGGGACAAGAGAAGAAAGGTCCCCAAAAGAGCCTTACAAACGGGAAAGTCAGCGGAGTGACGACATCGAATTTTTCCGTTTTAAGCGGCTGAATCGAAGTTGGACCCAGGGAACGCTTGGGTTGATATGTGGTGCGATTCATTGTTGCAGGAGATTGCATGACATCGTTACTGCGAGTCACCCAAAGAAAAATCGAGTGAAAGGAGAGTCAGTATGAAAAGATCATCCTTTTTGGCTATGATCATGCTGTTGATCCCAGTCTTTGCATTCGGTGACACTGTGAAAATCGGTCTGGCCCACGTCTTTTCCGGCCCCATGGCCACATTCGGAGAAGTGGCTGAACAAGGGGTGCGCCTTGCAGTCAAACGAGTAAACGAGAAGGGTGGATTGCTGGGACGAAACCTGGAAGTAATCAAGGCTGATACGGAAGCGAAGCCGGATGCAGGCCTGAAAGCAGTCGAAAGACTGGTTACAAAAGACCGGGTAGACGCAATAGTGGGAATAGTGTCAAGTGCCGTGGCGCTCAAGGTTACCCCTGAGATGGATCGGCTCAAGACACCACTAATCATCACACATGCAATGGCTGACCAAGTTACTGGCTCCAAATGCAGTCCGTGGGTCTTTCGAATGACCTGGTCTACAAGAGAGGCGTTAAAGGGTGCAGCCCTGTTGGCAAAATCGGAACTTAAGTCTGACACATGGACCACTCTCGGTCCTGATTACGGGTTCGGCCAGGAGACATGGGATCTTTTTCAAAAGTACCTTGGCGAACTTGGGCCCTATAAGTTTGTCAATCCTAACTTTTCCCCTATGGCAACCAAGGATTGGAAGCCGTATATCGAGAAGCTTAATGCCGCGGGAGCCAAAGGCGTTCTGGTCTCTTTGTGGGGAAACAACTTGCGAGACTTTATCAAGCAGGCCAACGCCGAGAAGTTCTTCGAAGGTAAGGACGTGATCTGTGTAGTGGGTGGAGGAGTCGAAGTATTCTGGGCCTTGGGATTCCTTGATATGCCTGTTGGTGTATGGTTCGGTACACCCTATTGGCAGGGAGCCAATGAGAGCCCCACCAATCGTGAATTCATTGCCGAGTACATGAACCTCTCTTCTTCGCAGGTTCCTCCGTCATATTCGGCTTATACAGCCTATGCTTCTGTGATCATGTACGCTGAGGCCGTCAAGAAGGCCGGCACAACCGACAAGACTTCAGTTGCAAAGGCGCTGGAGGGATTACGAGTTGAACTACCCGGAGGACCCACCACATTCAGACCGGGCGATCACCAGGCTGTGTTCCCGTTGGTGTTCGGCAGATCGTCAGATCAAGCCTCAAGAAGCGGAAAGAGATATCGACGGCTGACCCCGTTGAAGATATTCCCCGGTGAAGATCTCTTGCCTAAGCCGGAGGACACCGGTTGCGTCATGAAATCGTTGAACTAGGATTTCATGCCGTTTCATAACAATTGCCATAATTAACGTCCGATTAAGGATAGGAGAATTGGTGGGTGCCGGCTTCCGGAAAGTGTCTCAAGACCGTATTGACGCTCAGAATCGTGCCACGAAATTCTCATTATCTTCCCTGCCTGAGTGTAGGGGCGGACCTGCGAGTCCGCCCAAATGAGGGCAGACACACGGGTCTGCCCCTACTCGGATGGCGAATCGTGGCACGATGTTTTGCCCATTCATGAATTTTGAGACACTTTCTTCATTGCCGGGAAGAAGGATGTCGTGCCACGACTTTTTTACATATACGACTTTTGAGACAGTTTCTGACACCCACGGCTACCGTCGGGTTGCCTCTTCAGGGCTGCATCGCATTCCATACGTAAGCAAACGGTTACTGTCACAGCAAGTTTTTTGTGGATTATTCTCGATTCTTCATTATCAATGTGCAGACTGTGGTTGATAGACAATACCGGTGATTCTGTCTTTCGTAAAATCAAAGAGGGTTTCCACGTCCGATCCCTGTACGATCGTGATTTTGGGTTCCTCAATTACTTTTCCGATTACTGCCGCGTTTATTTTCCTTTCATGAAAGAGCTCAATCACTTGATCGGAGTGACGGGGAGGAACGGACAAGATAAAGCCGAAACTTTGAA
The sequence above is a segment of the Desulfomonile tiedjei DSM 6799 genome. Coding sequences within it:
- a CDS encoding ABC transporter substrate-binding protein → MKRSSFLAMIMLLIPVFAFGDTVKIGLAHVFSGPMATFGEVAEQGVRLAVKRVNEKGGLLGRNLEVIKADTEAKPDAGLKAVERLVTKDRVDAIVGIVSSAVALKVTPEMDRLKTPLIITHAMADQVTGSKCSPWVFRMTWSTREALKGAALLAKSELKSDTWTTLGPDYGFGQETWDLFQKYLGELGPYKFVNPNFSPMATKDWKPYIEKLNAAGAKGVLVSLWGNNLRDFIKQANAEKFFEGKDVICVVGGGVEVFWALGFLDMPVGVWFGTPYWQGANESPTNREFIAEYMNLSSSQVPPSYSAYTAYASVIMYAEAVKKAGTTDKTSVAKALEGLRVELPGGPTTFRPGDHQAVFPLVFGRSSDQASRSGKRYRRLTPLKIFPGEDLLPKPEDTGCVMKSLN
- a CDS encoding universal stress protein, which encodes MLTPNRILYCSDFSENSERAGRIALSYARTFEADLLVVNVINIRFLQHPALIGLPVYGDAVDSVEKRAEEQLREISERFKRQMPAVQTFSRKGIPGEEILKLAEEQSVDLIIMGTHGRTGLSHLLVGSTAEHVVRMAKCPVLTVKSQD